The genome window CCGATTGGTGGCTGCGATGGTGTGGCCTTTGATCCTGAGCTGAAACAAGCTTATGCCTCAAATGGTGAAGGTACGATCTCTGTTATACGGGAGTTAAGCGCTGGTAAATTTGAGTTTGTTGAAAATATTAAAAGCGAAAAGGGAGCCAGGACAATAGGTATTGACCTGCTTACGCACAAACTATATTTACCCACAGCACAAACGAAGCCGGTTGCACCAACTGCCGAAAATGCACACCCCCGGCCGGAGCCAATTGCGGGTACTTTTCATATTGTAGTAGTGGGGAAGTAAACAGTAACCATCCATCATAAATTAAACCCTGTAATTGCGCTTAATTGCGAGTGTAATTACAGGGTTTGTTGCTATCTATCCAAACCAAACTTGTACTTTAGCACCGCTAAATATTTAAGTGGACGAACTGGCTATCAACATCAAAACAGCTGCAAAATACCGTATTGGCTGCGCCATATTTTATTTTATTTCCGGGTTTGGCTATTCAAGCTGGGCATCACGCATCCCTACCATAAAACACGCCCTGAATTTGAATGAGGCGCAACTGGGCACTGTATTGTTTGCCCTACCGGTTGGGCTAATGTTAACGATGCCGGTAACTAACCTGCTTTTAAGCAAGTACAGCAGCAGGAGGGTAATGCTCTTTGGCTCGGTATTTTTAAGTGTACTGCTTGCCTTAATAGGAATAACCAACAGCATGCTGCAGTTGATAATCGTATTGTTTTTCTTTGGTTCGGCGCGAAACCTCTTAACCCTGTCAATAAACACACAGGGCGTAGCTGTGCAGCAGTTATACAGCAAATCAATAATGGCAACTTTCCATGGCATCTGGAGTTTGGCAGGGTTTGCAGGCGCTGCGGTAGGATATTTAATGGTTTACTTTAACATAGGGGTAACCTGGCACTTCCTGTTTGTGAGCATCGCCCTTTTTATTGTCACGTTGTATTTTATCAGGGATACCATCGATCAAAAGCCTGTCGCGCAAAGCCGTAAGCCGGTATTTTCATTGCCTGACAGCTACCTGATCAAATTTTCGCTCATCTGCTTTGCCAGTATGGCTTGTGAAAACGCAATGTACGACTGGAGTGCTATTTACTTTCAGAAAGCCGTTCACGCCGAAAAGGCAACGGCTACCGCTGCTTTTGTTGTATACATGGTGGCCATGACCACCGGAAGATTTTTAGGGGACCGTATGGTTACCAGCCTGGGGATAAAAACGGTTTTAAGGTTTAGCGGCATTTTTATTTTTTGCGGATTGCTGCTGGCTGTAATATTACCGTACACCGTTACCGCCATGGCAGGTTTTATATTGGTAGGTTTAGGAGTATCATGCGTGGTGCCAATGATTTTTAGCTTGGCGGGCAAATCAACTACTATGAGCAGTTCGGCTGCTTTAGCATCAATCTCTACCATTGGTTATATCGGCTTTTTGCTGGTGCCGCCGTTTGTGGGTTATATAGCTCATGCCTCAAGCATCAGGTGGTCTTTTGGTATTATTGCTATGTTTGGTGCTATGATCGTTATCCTGGTATCACAAATAAAGGCTGATGGCAGCGGGACTGAAATTGCATCGGTCTCATCTCCCGAAAATTAGTTCAACTAAAACATAAGTTATCGATAATTATTTCGTTATCAGAACTTATGCGAACCCTTAAACTTATCACAAGGTTTTACAGCGGAATATTTTTAGCTAATTTTTTAGTTACCCTTAGCTGCATTGGCATTATAGGTTTTTATGGTGTGCTGGCCCATAAATTAATGGGCATATTGTTTTGGTATAAGATAATAAGCATAGGGATGATATTTTCGACCGCTGTTTATTATAAAAAGCGCGAAATGTACTATTACCAAAACCTGGGTGTTTCCAAAATTAAATTACTGATCGCCACGTCCCTTTTTGATTTTATGTTGTGGCTGGTAGTAGTGATAATTGCTTACCGGTAATACGATTGTGAGGACAATAATTACGAACACGGGATAGTGAAGTGTGTGAGTTTTATAAAGCGTTGATATTAAATTAAAAAAAACAATGATCCACACCCTTGAAGCAGATGGCATTCAGCTTGATTTTGGCGTTAGGCGTATCCTGAGCGACGTTTACATGAAATGCGAAACAGGTAAGATAATGGGTTTGCTGGGCCGTAACGGGCAGGGGAAAACCTGCTTAATGAATGTGATACTAGGTACACTTAATTCGTCGAGCAATTCTATCCGGTTTGATGGCAAAGTGACCCGCAAGGTGAAAAACCGGCCCGACCTGTTGCTGTACCTGCCCCAGTTTAACTTTATCCCCAAAAATCTGAGCGTTAAAAAAGTGCTGGAAGACTTTGAATTACCCGCTGCCGACCTGGAGCAGCGTTTTCCTGAATTTAACTCAAGATTTGATTTGAAAGTAAACCAGCTTTCGGGCGGGCAATGGCGGACACTCGAATTGTATATTGTAGTTAAAGCGCCCTCGCGGTTCGCTATGCTGGATGAGCCCTTCACCCATTTAAATCCTATCCAGATAGAAAATATCAAACAGTTTTTGCTGGAAGAAAAAGCAAATAAGGGTTTTTTAATAACCGACCATATGTACACGCACCTGCTGGACATTAGCGATACCGTTTACCTGTTAAAAGATGGCCGAACGCACCTAACCAATACTGTTAAGGATTTGGAAGAATTAGGGTATATACGTGTGGGGTATTGAAGGGGAAGAGGTGTTAATTATCGTAAATACTTAACTGCAAATAATAGGCTTGATATTTAACCGCCTTATTATGAGTTTCTTATAAATGTAACAAAAATAATACAATATTTCCAGCCTCCTGCCTTTCTTAAATATCTTAAAGAAGATAACTTTAAGAAGAAATTAACCTGACTTTATTGCGCAACACACAAAAAAATTAACCTGAACATTATGCTTTCATTCACAAGGTATCAAAACCCCGACGCTGTTGTTAACAAATTATTAAAGGGACTATCTATTAGCATAGCGCCTGAAACCGTAATTGAAGAATTAGAAAAACATCCCGATTATCCAAGCCTGCTGGCCATTAGCGATGTGCTGAGCGCGCTCAATATTGAAAATTCTGCCTACCGGGTTGCAAATGATAACCTTGAAGCCGTGCCAACGCCTTTTATAGCTCACACCAATATCAACAATGGCGATTTTTTGCTGGTAGAAAAGAACAACGGAAATAGTGTAACGGTTTCAAGCGAAAAATGGAACAGGCACAAGCTCAGCATTGAGGAGTTTAAGAAGATTTTCCAGGGGGTTGTTTTAACAGCGGAAGCAGCGGAGGGGCAAACAAGTGCTGCAAGCGTTGCAGCAACATTGGCGGCTATAAAAATACCGGTAATTTTAGCGGGCAGCCTGTTCATACTGGCAGCGGCGCTTTTTCTGAATGGCTATTTTACAAATCTGGGCTGGCAGGCGGCATTGCTGTCCGTTTTTAAAACCGCGGGCGTGATTACTTCTGTGTTGCTGCTGGTGCAATCTATTGACAGCAATAACCCACTAATCCAAAAGCTTTGCCAGGGGGGCAGCAAAACGGATTGTAAGGCTATCCTGTCGTCAAAAGCTGCAAAAGTATTTGAATGGCTTACCTGGAGCGAGGTAGGCTTTTTTTATTTTACTGGCACCTGGCTGTTAATATTGTTTGGCGGCGGCTCCGCAACTATTTGGGCGGCCCTGGCGGTTTTAAACGTGGTAAGCTTACCTTACACTTTTTATTCCATTTACTACCAGGCGCGCGTGGCCAAGCAATGGTGCGTATTGTGCTGCACGGTGCAGGCCTTGTTATGGCTTGAATTTATCCCGCTTGCCACCCTTTACAAAAGCCTTGATTTTTCGGCTATTGATGCTAAGGGGGCGGCAACAGTTTTAATGTGCATGCTGGCACCCATAATATTATGGATGGTTTTAAAGCCCATGCTTTTAAAGCTGCAGCAGCTGCAGCCATTGAAACAACAACTGCGTAAGTTTAAATACAATACCGATCTGTTTACCAACACACTGACGGCGCAACCCAGGTATGCGCAGCCTGATGATAGCTGGAGCATAGTTTTAGGGAACGTGGAAGCCAACAGTATAATTACCATGGTGAGCAATCCGTACTGCCCGCCCTGCGCAACCATGCACAAGGCGCTGGATGAACTGCTTGAGCAAAATGGAAATGTACAGGCACGCATAGTGTTTACCGCAAATAATACCGACGAGGATATAAAAACACCGGTAAGCCGCCACCTGATGGCGCTGAACGAACTGCCTGATAAATCCATTGTGAAAAACGCGCTGCACGACTGGTACGAACAAAAACAAAAAGATTATAAAGAATGGGCAAAGGTTTACCCGGTGCAGTTAAACGAAGCCAATTTTTATAAGCTTGATAAGCAAAACGACTGGTGTAAAATAGCAGAGGTAACCTCAACGCCAACTATGTTGTTGAATGGTTACCGCCTGCCTGATGTGTACCGCCTCCCCGATTTAAAATACATGCTTGAATAAGCGTAGCAGGGACTCTTAACCAGTGTTAGGCCGGTTAATTATCAGTAAGATGAAAATAAAAACCAAGTTTATGATTTTTAAGATATCTGCGTTTTTGTTATTGATACTTGGCATTACTACAAAGGTAAATGCCCAGAAAATCGAAATTGATCTTAAAGCCTCGGATACTTTGCTTGTACAAAACGTCTCCAATCAATATAATGATACTTCAATGGTCGCTCATGCTCCATACATAAAATATCCTCATTGGAGCTTACGGCGCATGGCTTATTATAGCTTACAGGCCAGGTATGAAAACTTGCCGGATAACCCTGTGCGCAAAAAATTATTTAAGGAGTTTGTAGAGCGTTATCAGTTGGATACAAGCTATCTCATTAAGCAAAAAATCCCTGAAAATTATGTGTACTTGTTTACAGCGATAGATAGCAGCGGCAATAAACATGTAATTATTGACGCAAATAATAACCACGATTTTAAGGATGACCGGGAATATATTTTTAACAGCAAAAAAGAGTTAAAGCCTGTATTTTATGCAGACATTAAATATTTCGACGGACAGCGTATTCTCAAAGCTACTGTTCCATTACAAATAGATGCATTCGATAATATTTTCCCGGATGATCATTACAAATCAGACGTTGAAAAAAAATTAGACGTGATGATTAATGTTTTATTAGTAAAAAAAACCGGGGATATTAAACTGAATAATCAATTGTTTAAGTTTAATATTTCTAACTATGATGAGCTTCACCCTAAATCACATTTTATAATTAATATTCAGAAAATGCCTTTTAATAAAGGGAACAATAATAATTATGAATACAAAAGCTCGGATACTCTTGAAATAGCAGGTAACAGGTACACAATAGCATCATTACAGGATAATAAACTGGTAATGAATGATCTTGGTAAAACTACGGATTATCACGCTGAAACCGGTACGCCGGCCCCTGCTTTTGCCGGCGATGATCTTAAATCAAAAGCTCAGTTTTCGTTGCGGGCCCAAAAGGGCAAATATGTATTAATAGACTTTTGGGGCTCATGGTGTGTGCCCTGTATTAAACTTATTCCGGAAGTAACGGAATTACATTACAAATATCAGCAGGAGATCCAATTTGTAAGCGTAGCATACGATAAATCAGGTGATATAGCTAAAGTTCAAAAATTAATAACTGATAATAACATGAACTGGGTGCAGTTGCTGGATGACAGAAATGTTAAAAATGGAATAGCCGACAAATACAAAGTCAATGAATTCCCTACGAGCATTTTAATTGACCCCAATGGCAAAGTAGTTTACAGGGGCATAGGAAAGGAAGGCCTGAAAGATCTTATTGCCTTTTATAATTTAAAACCGGGTACCACTAAATGAAGGAGTACGCGCTTGAGCAAGCGTATAATGATACTTTGTGCACAAAAGTAAAGGCGTATGTACTTTAAAAATGCATACCACCAGCCGGGGTGTTACCGGTAAAAAACTAAAAATACCTTATATGAAAAAGCAACAAAAGTTAAGCAGAAATGAAATGAAAAATGTTACCGGCGGCATCAGGCAGGACCAGGTTTGGGTTATTTGTAACATAAATGGCACCAACCAACAAGTGTTAAGCCCTTGCGCTCCATGTCCTCATTGCCCTGATAATGGAGGTTGGGTTTCATATGCATATGCAGGTGATGCAGACCGTTGCCCTTGCCTGTTATAAGCTTATGTTTCGATGATTATTGGCGGTTGGTATTAACCAACTGCCAATTTACGCAGATAGTGTCAAAACTTACGGTCATTTAATAAAGCGGTGTACAACTTTTAATTACCCCGCGCATTACGAAGCATAATATCACAAATACTAACTAAATAATTACCATGGAAAAAATGAAAAAACTCAGCAGGGCTGAAATGAAAAAGGTTTTGGGCGGTGTTGAACTTCCCCGTTGCGGAGGTGATTGTAAATCAGACTCTGACTGTTCAAAAGGTTGCAGTTGCCTGGGTGCCAGCAAAGGCTGTTCAACAGTGATGTAGCTTTATGCTATTTTGAATTTTTACAGCATTGGCGCATGGCTGATGCTGTTTAATCTTTTTATGAAAAAAAAATGCTGCTGCGAACGCTGGTTTGTTTTATAATTATTGCATTGGGTAATAATCCGAATTGTTTTTCCCGGCAAAAGGAGAGCCGGTTTGTATTAACGGGAAAGGTAGTTGGAAGGGATACCGGGCGCCTTATTTTATCCTATATTTCCGAAGGCGGCAAACAGGTTAGGGATACCGCGATGCTTAACAATGGGTATTTTTCGTTCACCGGAGCTTTAACAGAACCTACCGCGGCAACCATGGAAGGTAATTTGCAATCGCCGGGGCATTATAATATTTACGATCCAAATTTTGTCGTGTTTTTTCTTGAATGCTCAAAAATGACGATGGTGCTTAAAGAAAATGATTATGCACATGCAGTGATAACGGGCTCGGTTACGCAACAGGAGAATGAAATTTTGCAAAGGCAATTGGCACCGGCATTGCGCGTTTTGGTCCCGCTGGATAACGAATATTCAAAACTCGCCAGGTTATACAATAGTAAAAAAGATACCTCTGCAGCCCTGCAATTAAGGATGGATGAAATTATCAGGCAAGTTGGTCCTTTAAAAAAAGAGATCAATGGCATACAGAATAACTTTTTGGCAAATCACCCGGATTCATACGTAAGTGCAGATATCCTGAATAGCTGGATAGCTTCTGAAAGCCTTAAAGGCGATTCGGCTATGATGTATTATAGCATGACTACCAAAAGGATCAGGAACAGCTTGCAGGGGCAACAGGCCTTAATAAAAATAACATCCAACTTAAAAGCCAGGCACGCCGCTGAAAAGGGTGGCATTGCCGGAGTGGGCAGCCAGGCGCCGGATTTTTTGCTAACGGGTACTCACGGTAAATTGGTAAAACTAAGCAGCTTTAAGAGGAAGAAATATGTGCTGTTAGACTTTTGGGCCAGTTGGTGCGGCCCTTGCCGGGAAAATACGCCGGAGATTAAAGAATTATACAAAAAATACCAGCAAAAAGGATTTGAAGTAATTGTTATTTCATTGGATTACGACCGTAGCCGGTGGCTAAAAGTTATGGAAAAAGAGAAACTAACCATATGGCCCCATACCTATGCAGGAGACCTCAGTACTCCTAAAAACTTTGCAAGGGAAACCTATGGAGTTTTAGAGATTCCGCAACTGATATTGATTGATAAAGAAGGAAAAATTATAGGGCGTTACGCGGGTGTACACGACGCTTCGTCAGGTGCTGCCGTAAGTGATGAGCTTATGCGTTGCCTGCCAAAATAAACTTGTTCAGGGATGGTTGTTTTAAACTTTATATGGCTCACGTTAAATGTATTTTTTGGGGTTGTACCGGGCAAATTCGATAGTTTCAAAAAATGAAAAAAATCACATCTTTTTTACGAATGTATGTCGTTTTCATCGTCACGGTTCATTTATCGGCCCAGGCGCAAACTGGTACGGCGCCATTAAAGTCTTTAAAAAACAAATTGGATATTTACAATGAAACCCATACTTGTGAGAAAGCTTATCTGCAATTTGATAAGCCTTACTACGCTGTTGGCGACACGATATATTTTAAAGCTTACGTCACGATAGGCGCGGAGCACAAATTGTCGGCATTGAGCGGCATTCTGCATGTGGATCTGATTGGTCCCAAAAACCAAATTCTGCGTAATATCAAACTACAGGTAACAGCAGGCACGTGCTGGGGAGATTTTGTGCTTACCGATACGCTGAAAGGCGGCGGTTACCTTATTAGGGCTTACACCAACTGGATGCGTAACGAGGGCGAGAATAGCTTTTTTGAGAAGGCTATTACGGTGTGCAGTTTGACAAGCGTCTCAAATTTCAAAGGCGGGAAACCACAAAGAAAGATAGCAACAATGCAGGAGCAACCTAAGCACGATGTGCAATTTATGCCTGAAGGCGGGTCGCTGGTAGCAGGTAATTATTCTAAAATTGCCTTTAAGGCAATAGGTGCTAATGGAAATTATCCAAATATAAAAGGAACGATAACCGATGAAACCGGCAACGAACTGGCAAGTTTTTCGGCTACCCATGCCGGGATGGGTTCGTTTACGTTTGTGCCGGAAGCCGGCAAGACTTATAACGCGAACATTGTGTATGATGACGGAACGCACGATGTGGTTGTTTTACCTAAAGCAACAGAAACAGGGTACACCATAAATGTCAACAACAATAATGCAGATACGCTGCGTATGAGGATAACAGCAGCAGCAAATAGTACAACTGATAAGCTAAGCCTTGTTGCACGGGCAGGTGGTACCATATATTATGCAGCAGATAAACAGCAAACAGGAGTAAAATTTTTTTCCGTAGCTATCCCTAAAAACATATTTCCAACTGGCATCGTGCAGTTCACGCTATACTCAGCGGATAAAGAGCCGTTAAACGAACGATTAGTATTCATCAATAACCACGACGAATTAAAGATGGGACTTACAACTGAAAAACGAAAATACAAAATCAGAGAAAAGGTAAATATTGCCCTAAATACACAGAGCAAAGCAAGCAAGCCTACAATGGGCAGTTTTTCAATTTCAGTTGTAGATGAAACTAAGGTGCCTGTAGATACGGTAAATGAAAACAATATACTGACCAGCTTATTACTGACCTCGAATCTGAAAGGTTATATAGATGCCCCGGCCTATTATTTTAGTAATAATAATGAGCAAACTCAAAGTGATCTTGACAACCTGCTACTGACCCAGGGTTACCGCCATTTTGAGTGGAAAGAAATAGATAGTAAAAAGCAGTCAGAGCCGAAATATCAGCCGGAAAAAGATTTTAGAATATCAGGTATAGTAAAGAGAAATGGCAAACCTGCAAACGGAGCTAAGGTAAGTTTAATTAGTAAGACAAATGGCTTTTTTATGATCGATACAGTTGCTGATAGCAGCGGTAGATTTGCGTTTGAACATTTGATATTTTCAGATAGTACCAAGTTTTTGATACAATCTAAAGTAGCCAAAGGGCAGGACAATGTTATCGTCGAAATGGATACGTTACCCGTGTCCAATCGCAATAGGTATGTCAGTCCCTTTAATTCGAAAAAGGACAATGGGCAAATTGATCTGAATACCTACGCCGTCAACCAGATGCAATTTTATGAAGAGCAAAAGAAATATGGTGTGAACCAGCACCCTGTGTTGTTGAACGAGGTGCATATAGCTGCTAAGAAAGAGTCGGCCATTCCGCATTCAGAAAATCTTAACGGCAGCGGGAATGCCGATCAGGTTTTGAACGCTAAACAATTGGAGAAAATGAATTGTGGAAAAATAGTAGATTGTCTGTCGGGAGTATTATCGGGCGTGATTTTCAGAGCGGGGGTGCCGCTTAATTCGCGGGCTCACCAAGCAGTTATGGCTGTTGTACTTGATGGGGTTTTTTTAGATAAGAGTGAGTATGATATTTTTGATTACCTGCATACAGAAGATATTGAGGGTATTGAGGTTGTACTTGGGCCTCATTATGCTGCTATATATGGAGACCGGATGGCTAACGGTGGATTAATTATTACCACCAAAAAAGCTAAAAAAATAAATAATTATTACCGCTACGCCCCGGGCGTAGTTACCTACATGCCTAAAGGCTTTTATAAAGCCCGCGAGTTTTATTCCCCACAATATGATAACCCGAAGACCAACACAAAGATTCCCGATCTGCGCAGCACCATTTACTGGAACCCCAATATTATAACCGATAAAGATGGCAAAGCTTCATTCTCTTATTTCAATGCTGACAGTAAGGGTACTTACCGGGTAGTTGTTGAAGGAATTGACGCAGATGGTAATTTGGGCAGGCAGGTTTACCGGTATACGGTTGAATAGCGTATTAAAAAGATAAAAGAAAATATACGAATGGGTTTCCGTTCAACCAGTTTTGTAGTATTTAAAATTTCATTTCCATGTATAAAACAAGGTGCTTAATAACGGTAATCTTAATAATAGTAAATTTTTCAAATGCTTTTAGTGCTGATATTTTAATAAAGTATATTATTGAAAAAGACGCTACACAACATGCTGTAAATAGTGTAAGCGATTATGTGCTGGACCTTATTAAAAATGGGAAGGATGCAATTGACTTAAACAGCAGGGTGAAAGCGCCGGGAGAACGAAAGATTATTTCTATTACGCCTGATCAGGAAATAGTAATTATTCGCTATAAAATAGGTAAAAGCGGAATTTATTATTTAACCGATCTTTTAGGGCACGAGGTGCTCCACTTTGAAATTACCTGGTCTGCCGAAACGGAAGCTGCAGAATTGCTTTGTTAGATTTCTGTTCTTTAGCAAAAGGATTTCAAAACGCATTTTTCGGACGGTTGATGATCAATGCAATTCCGCGTTACCTATTAATTTCAAAATCGGGGAAGATCTTGAATGTGGAGTTACCATACCCATCGCAAAAGGAAGAATTTAAGAGCGAATTAGAAAAATATTTGTAATTTTCCATTGAACATAATTTAAAGCATTCGATAACCTATGCCTTTTCCCCACTACAAACAACCTGATCAAATGGACTGCGGACCCACCTGCCTGCGCATGGTGGCTAAGCATTATGGCCGTAATTTTACTATCCAAACCTTGCGCACCATTTGCGAGATCAACAGGGAGGGGGTATCCCTATTAGGCATCAGCGACGCTTCCGAAAAAATTGGCTTTCGCTCATTGGGGGTTAAACTCAGTCCGCAGCAGTTAAAGGAAGCCGAATTGCCCTGCATTTTACATTGGCGGCAAAATCATTTTGTGGTGCTTTATAAAATAAAGAATAACAGGTATTACCTTTCTGATCCGGCCGCGGGGTTGGTTACCCTCAGCGAAGCTGATTTTACCCGCAGCTGGGTGAGCGACCTGGATACAGGCGAAGGCATTGCCCTGCTGATATCGCCAACGCCGCAATTTTATGAGCAGGATGATGAAAAAGGCACGGAAGTTAGCTGGTCGTTTTTGTTCCGGTACCTGATAGCTTACCGCAAGCTGGTTGTTCAGCTGCTTTTCGGCTTGGGCATAGGCAGTTTGCTGCAGCTGATCACGCCGTTTTTAACCCAGTCGGTAGTGGATATAGGCATTAATACGCGCAACCTTAACTTTGTATATATTATTTTAATTGCACAAACAGCGCTGATAATAGGGCGGGTAAGTGTGGAGTTTATCCGCTCATGGATCTTGCTGCACATCAGTACGCGCATCAATATCTCTATCCTTACCGACTTTTTGATTAAGCTGATGAAGCTGCCCATGAGCTTTTTCGATACCAAAATGACGGGCGATATTATGCAGCGCATGAACGATCAGCGAAACATCCAGACATTTTTAACAGGCTCAACGCTGAGTACGGTATTCTCCGTGTTTAACCTGGTGGTGTTTTCGGTAGTGCTGGCTTACTATAACATCGGTGTGTTTTTTGTATTTGCCGTTAGCAGCGCCCTGTACATAGCCTGGATAGTGATCTTTTTAAAACAGCGCAGGGTACTAAACTATAAAAGCTTTGAGGTATCGGCCAAAAACCAAAGTAGCATAGTGCAGCTTATTGGCGGCATGCAGGAAATAAAACTGAATAACTGCGAGCAGCAAAAGCGCTGGGAATGGGAGCACATTCAGGCGCGCCTGTTTAAGTTTAACGTAAAAAGCCTTGCACTAAGCCAGTACCAGCAGGGCGGTGCAACCTTTATTAACGAGGGTAAAAATATCCTGATCACCTTTTTAAGTGCACAGGCGGTAATAAACGGTAATTTAACCCTGGGTGCCATGGTTGCGGTGCAATATATTGTTGGCCAGCTAAGCAGCCCTATTGAACAATTGTTAGGGTTTATGCAGGGTTTCCAGGATGCCAAGATCAGTTTGGAAAGGCTAAACGAAATTCACCAGATGGAAGACGAGGAGCCGGTAAATAAAGAATGGAGCCACGAGCTTCCGGAAAATAAAAGCCTTAGCCTTAACAAACTTACCTTTCGCTATCCGGGTGCAGGCAATGAGCCTGTTCTGGAAAATATAGACCTGCAAATTCCGCAGGGTAAAACCACCGCTATTGTTGGGATGAGCGGCAGCGGAAAAACCACCATATTGAAACTGCTGCTGCGCTTTTACGAGCCGCAAAAAGGGGAGATCAGGGTAGGCGACCATTCCATTCACAACATTGGTTTTAAAACCTGGCGCGGGCAGTGCGGCGTGGTTATGCAGGACGGCTTTATTTTTTCTGACTCGATAGAACGAAACATAGCAGTTGGCGACGATTACCCGGATAAGGAAAAACTGCGCCACGCCATAAAGGTAGCTAACATCCAGGATTTTATTGACGGGCTGCCTTTAGGCCTCAATACCAAAATTGGAGCAGAAGGCAATGGCATAAGCCAGGGCCAGCGCCAGCGGATGCTGATAGCGCGCGCCGTTTACAAAAACCCGCAATATATATTTTTTGATGAGGCTACCAATGCGCTTGATGCTAACAACGAGCGGGTAATTATGGATAACCTTGCCGGGTTTTTTAAAGGGCGAACAGTAGTGATAGTAGCACACCGCTTAAGTACAGTTAGCAATGCCGATAATATTATTTTGCTTGACAAGGGCCATATTGTGGAGCAAGGCACGCACCAGCAGTTAACGGCGCTAAAGGGCGACTATTACAAGTTGGTAAAAAATCAGCTGGAGTTGGGTACTTAGTAACGGGTGGCCACTTTAAACAAAACCAGTTCAGAAATAACCTGGGAAACCATTTAAATAATTAGTGTAATCTATCATAATATGCCTTCAATTTACGCAGAAAAAAATACACAGCAAGCCCGTCACACAGACGATATGCAGGATATTATTACCGCAGTACCGGGTTGGTTGCTGAGCTGGGGTACATCTATGTTTTTTGGGATCCTGCTCTTAATAGGCGTGTTGGGCGCATTGATCAAATACCCTGAC of Mucilaginibacter xinganensis contains these proteins:
- a CDS encoding TonB-dependent receptor, giving the protein MKKITSFLRMYVVFIVTVHLSAQAQTGTAPLKSLKNKLDIYNETHTCEKAYLQFDKPYYAVGDTIYFKAYVTIGAEHKLSALSGILHVDLIGPKNQILRNIKLQVTAGTCWGDFVLTDTLKGGGYLIRAYTNWMRNEGENSFFEKAITVCSLTSVSNFKGGKPQRKIATMQEQPKHDVQFMPEGGSLVAGNYSKIAFKAIGANGNYPNIKGTITDETGNELASFSATHAGMGSFTFVPEAGKTYNANIVYDDGTHDVVVLPKATETGYTINVNNNNADTLRMRITAAANSTTDKLSLVARAGGTIYYAADKQQTGVKFFSVAIPKNIFPTGIVQFTLYSADKEPLNERLVFINNHDELKMGLTTEKRKYKIREKVNIALNTQSKASKPTMGSFSISVVDETKVPVDTVNENNILTSLLLTSNLKGYIDAPAYYFSNNNEQTQSDLDNLLLTQGYRHFEWKEIDSKKQSEPKYQPEKDFRISGIVKRNGKPANGAKVSLISKTNGFFMIDTVADSSGRFAFEHLIFSDSTKFLIQSKVAKGQDNVIVEMDTLPVSNRNRYVSPFNSKKDNGQIDLNTYAVNQMQFYEEQKKYGVNQHPVLLNEVHIAAKKESAIPHSENLNGSGNADQVLNAKQLEKMNCGKIVDCLSGVLSGVIFRAGVPLNSRAHQAVMAVVLDGVFLDKSEYDIFDYLHTEDIEGIEVVLGPHYAAIYGDRMANGGLIITTKKAKKINNYYRYAPGVVTYMPKGFYKAREFYSPQYDNPKTNTKIPDLRSTIYWNPNIITDKDGKASFSYFNADSKGTYRVVVEGIDADGNLGRQVYRYTVE
- a CDS encoding peptidase domain-containing ABC transporter, with translation MPFPHYKQPDQMDCGPTCLRMVAKHYGRNFTIQTLRTICEINREGVSLLGISDASEKIGFRSLGVKLSPQQLKEAELPCILHWRQNHFVVLYKIKNNRYYLSDPAAGLVTLSEADFTRSWVSDLDTGEGIALLISPTPQFYEQDDEKGTEVSWSFLFRYLIAYRKLVVQLLFGLGIGSLLQLITPFLTQSVVDIGINTRNLNFVYIILIAQTALIIGRVSVEFIRSWILLHISTRINISILTDFLIKLMKLPMSFFDTKMTGDIMQRMNDQRNIQTFLTGSTLSTVFSVFNLVVFSVVLAYYNIGVFFVFAVSSALYIAWIVIFLKQRRVLNYKSFEVSAKNQSSIVQLIGGMQEIKLNNCEQQKRWEWEHIQARLFKFNVKSLALSQYQQGGATFINEGKNILITFLSAQAVINGNLTLGAMVAVQYIVGQLSSPIEQLLGFMQGFQDAKISLERLNEIHQMEDEEPVNKEWSHELPENKSLSLNKLTFRYPGAGNEPVLENIDLQIPQGKTTAIVGMSGSGKTTILKLLLRFYEPQKGEIRVGDHSIHNIGFKTWRGQCGVVMQDGFIFSDSIERNIAVGDDYPDKEKLRHAIKVANIQDFIDGLPLGLNTKIGAEGNGISQGQRQRMLIARAVYKNPQYIFFDEATNALDANNERVIMDNLAGFFKGRTVVIVAHRLSTVSNADNIILLDKGHIVEQGTHQQLTALKGDYYKLVKNQLELGT